CAGGCCATATATTTTACATAACCCGAAATGGAAAATTTATCCGGATTGGTCACTATTACCTTTTGAGTGAACGTTGCCGATTGCTCATACCAGCTCAGGTTCATTTCAAATTGCTTATCGAAGTGCGTGATGAGCTTCGAATCAGGGCGAACTTTCCCATCCAGCTTCCCCCCTTCCACTTTTTCAAAAGTAAATTGGGTTGCAACAGGTCCTCCTTCCGGCAAGTCCAGTCCGTAAAGATGCCAACCGTTGTCCAGTTTAGCGGTAAACAGGATTTCCTTCGTATCTTTACCGGTATCATTGACTTTGTAGCTCCAGTGTACCGGATCCTGTATCTGAGATGTTCCGTGAAAACAAAAAACAAAAAGCAAGACGAGTAATCCGAATAACTTTTTCATATGTCATATATATTAATGTAACATGCTCGGGAAAGCAAAGATAGAGAATGCAACCCAATGCGACAAACAGATTGGCTTCAGCTTTTGTTGCAGAATTAATCTTTTATATTTTGCCGAAAACCTCTTTATTATCGGGGCAAAATCTAAGCTCATGCAATCCCGAAAAAATAGTTTTTGCTATCTTTGGCCTCAAATTCAAAATACGTATTATATTAATCACTTAACAGGACATAAAACATGAATTGGTTTGAATGCAAAATCAGATACGAGAAAACAATGGAAAACGGCATGATTAAAAAGGTAACTGAGCCGTATCTGGTTGACGCTTTATCATTTACAGAAGCTGAAGCTCGTATCATCAAAGAGATGACTCCGTTTATCAGCGGTGAATTTACCGTATCAAACATCACCCGCGCCAACATCAGCGAAATCTTCGAAGACGAAACGGGCGACAAATGGTACAAAGCAAAAGTGTTGTTTGTTACTATCGACGAGCGTAGCGCTGCCGAGAAAAAAACAGCATCTTACATGTTGATTCAGGCAATCGACTTTAAATCAGCAATGGCTAACCTCGAAGAAGGTATGAAAGGAACGATGGCTGACTATACAATTGCCCAAATCAACGAAACGGCAATCATGGACATCTTCCCGTTTGCTGCTGTGGCTGAGAATTAATTTACGATAACCGGACAGGTTATTCATCAGATACATTTTTCTACTATGTCTGTTTCAGAAAATCT
The nucleotide sequence above comes from Parabacteroides sp. FAFU027. Encoded proteins:
- a CDS encoding DUF4494 domain-containing protein; amino-acid sequence: MNWFECKIRYEKTMENGMIKKVTEPYLVDALSFTEAEARIIKEMTPFISGEFTVSNITRANISEIFEDETGDKWYKAKVLFVTIDERSAAEKKTASYMLIQAIDFKSAMANLEEGMKGTMADYTIAQINETAIMDIFPFAAVAEN